The DNA sequence AAGACTTGATCGCAATCGTTTGATTGATATCCCACATATCTCTTCCATAGCGCTGGAATAACCCTGCAGCCATCAGATTCGTTTTGAAAAAGTATTTAAGACTTTGCGAACCCTCGATTACAGACATCACAGTCCACTTAGTTCTGAGATGTTCCCAGCGTTGAATATCATCACGATAATATATTTTCACCTGCAACAACTCAAATTCCTGGCTTTCATTCGTACCATCCAGAAGTGACAGACTCTTAAGGATAGAATGTCTGTAAAGAAAGCCAGAACCTTCAAGGCAGGTCCTTAATCTGTCTCTTTTTCCTTCAAAGTCTGAGCAAAAAACATCCAGCATATTCCATGTCATCCTTTATTAGTCAGTTACACAATATCATCTGTTCTTGATCTTGCCCTGCCATCCCTTGCTCATTTTTACTACTTAGCTGAATGAAACACCAGACGTGAAGACAGGAGGTAACGGTTTGCCATACTTCCCGCTAGTAATCCAGAATCAGCATAAGCATGACTGAATGCTGTGAGTTCCACTAATTACGGTATGGCATACAACGCTCGGAATCCTTCAGATTGTCGCGGGTGTTCTGTCAACACCATTGCTGGCACCCAACATAACTGCATGTGTAACTCGAAAAAACTGCCCTGCAAAAATAAAACAATTAATTTTCAATGATATACGGACCTGTCACTCGTAAAAGAAAGTTTTTTTGGCACCTGTATTTTAGATCATATGCCTTAAAGCTAATCTCACGTCATCCAGAGCACAGCGATTTAAGGTAATCATGTATGAGCAAATCTAATGTTAAAATACTTCGTCTTTCTACAGTAATCGATAAAACGGGCATGTCACGTTCAACAATCTATGACTGGATCAACCCTAAATCACCACGCTATGACCCAACGTTCCCTAAGCAACGTCGTCTAGGACTGCAATCTGTCGGCTGGATAGAGGCTGAAATAGACGAATGGATTTTACAACGGACCCAGGCGATCGAGTAAGAAAGGGGACATTTTCATTGTGCATTGATGCAGGATGATTTTTTACTGATTAATTATCGATCCCTTTACGAACAGGATTAATTAATAGCAATGTCAATTATGAGGAGTAACAAATATTTCCAGTAAAAAATACACATTTACGCACAAAAATGAATCTGAGATGGGAACGCTTGAGCGTTATGCCAAAATGAATAATACATCCCTTTCCTCAGTCATATCGGACTCTGTAGCGTTAACGGTACATATATTTGAACAATGTCTTCGTTATCAATGGTCAATAAAGGAACTAAAAAATGACCTGCTAAAATTCACTATAAAAGAAAGCATTAATCGTGCAAGGGGGGCTCTAGGCATAACACAGGAAGAACACTGTTCATTAATCTGGAAGACGAATATCAGGAGTCCGTTAAAAATCCCCGTTTCGGATTACTTTCAGCTGAACGCCAATGATGAATTCATGGGGAAAGATGAAAAGATAGTTTTACGTGAAA is a window from the Klebsiella oxytoca genome containing:
- a CDS encoding helix-turn-helix transcriptional regulator, which encodes MSKSNVKILRLSTVIDKTGMSRSTIYDWINPKSPRYDPTFPKQRRLGLQSVGWIEAEIDEWILQRTQAIE